aaaataaacaaataactTCAAGTTTAGCAGTAGACGATCTTACTTTCTGAGAGTTTGCGTATAGGTGTAACAATACCTTTCGAGAAACGAAACTCACATTACCAatcttgaaaaaaatatgagaaaaaaagcaaaaaccATTCATTCGAGAATCAaaagtgaaacaaaaaaaaaacaaataactGTAAAGTTTAATGGTAAACGATCTTATTTTCTGATAGCGTACGTATATGGATAGCGGTAAATTTCGAGTGACAAAAATCTCATCACcaatcttgaaaaaaaaatacgaggaataaaagcaaaaagataaagagtaataaataaaaaaagaaaaataatctaATCAACTCAGTTGTATCTAGGGATAGACATACATTTCTAGAGCTCGCACTTGCTGTAGACGTATTATTTGAGAGTTGAATATGTCCATGTTTATATGTATGATAATTCATATTTGTAATTGTCATATAGAAtctagataaaatataatatgatgtctttatttttcaatgaaCAAATCTAATATGttttatgaaaagaaaatatactttatatatatcaataaaatattatttaatctatttttaaaaaatatatttctataataacatataattcagacatactttttcttattatatatatacactaaaaGTTGTCCAcataaccatatattaatatatttttattgtgtatgaatatatactaatGTATACTTGTTTgatgttattatttattatgaaatattaatttttatttgagaaatACTAGATTGTtaaatcttctcatttatttcatataCATTCTATTATGTAgattctaaaaattaaagaaatcaataaattgaattttatgCTGAGATTTCTTCAAAAAGTTTTGCCTTCCATTGGAGATTACTGcagtattaaaattttttatggtATTTTCGATTTCTAAATGGAatattataacaaaaaataatttatgaagATTTTgttactaattttataatcgaaaataattttaaattttaaaaacttaaaaaatagagaaattattttttattaaatataattccgaaaataaaaaaaaaaatcgtttcaaattttaaaaactaaataagccggtaaattttttattaaagataactttaaaaataaaaaatataaaaaaactaaaaaaattacttttagaaaattcatattaccTTTAATCGGAGATTACCGTGATATCCAAAAGATTTGatgatattttttatcttttaaaaatgtaATATTGTAATGAAAAAACAATTTCGCCAAATTGTATTACTACTTTTATTATCCTACTTTTAAGGAATTAAAaactaacaaaaaataaagaaattctGTAATCGATGAGAACTGCCACTCTCATCCCACATTTGTTGCTCAAGCTACCAATTTTTCATGGaaagtgaatatatatatatatatatatgtatgtatgtatgtttaAATACCAATTATCACTTAATAAACATGAAAGCAATTTCGCGTGCGCGGAGCTAATATTAGTTATGCtccaagaaaattaaaagtggTTGATTTTCTTCAGCAAACTGTTTAGGTAAAAAAGAGGGAACAATTACAGCGAAAGgagaaataaataatcaaatcCAACTGATCGAACGAATCGGAATGCATATTCGATCTCGCATTATACGAATAAATCTGCAAAATTCTCCTACGAGAAAAATATgatctcctcctcttcttcctaaTGAAACCCCGAGATAAGACCCTGACCATTAAACATGATTCCAACCTATGCGAGCTTTGCTGCAGACGCTTGCCTCGCCCCTACGGAGAAGAACTCCGTGATTACCTCGAGGGGCATCCCCTTTGTCTCGGGGACCTTCAGGAACACGAAGATCCACGAGATCACGCAGACGATTGCATATATCCCAAATATGCCTGAAAGGCCAATGGAAGTGAGCATGACAGGAAGCGTGTAGGTCACGATGATGTCGCCGATCCAGTACACGAGGGCGCAGATAGCGATGCAAAGTCCTCGCACTCGCGTGGGGAAGATCTCGGAGCAGAGGATGTTGGGGATGGGCCCGTAGGCCATCACGAAGCAGCAGAAGTAGACTATCACACAGACAGTGCAGATCACAGCATTCACCACGGAGCTTATTGTCACGAGCTCGAAGATGACTAGAATTATGAGCGTGACGACGAGGACAGGGATCGTGGTGAGGAGCAGAGtcctgaaaatggaaaaacgCCAATGAACTGGTTAGTAAGTCGAGAAAAGTTTATGCGTTTTATCGTCGAAACATGAAGACTTGCCTCTCCTTCAAAAGACGATCCTGGAAAACCGAAACTTAATTGAACCTTtcatgtaaaagaaaaaacagagagacAAAATCGTTTTAAATGAGTTACCTCCTTCCCGAGGTGTCCATGAGCCTCATGCCCACAGCGATGCAAGGAAGCATGAGTAAGGTCGTGAATGCACTGATGAGGAATGAGGCGGAATTGGTTCCAAGGCCCAAGTCCGCCAGCAGGACTTCTACCCCAGCTTCTTCAAGGATTTGCGGCGTGTAGTAGAGCACCCCGTTGATACCTGAGAACTGCAGGTAGAAGAAAGCGAATTTTGAAGTTCGATTGAGATTGTCGAAGCCGAGATATTTCTCAGTGAAGCGTGAAAAGAGAGACTAGATCTTGATCTTCCTAGATCGATTGGGTAAAAAGAAATGACGGTTTCCAAGTACCTGCTGAAGAATCTGAATCCCCATCCCGACGAACAACGCGTGCTTAACTCCAGGCTCGAGAAGTGCAGCCCAGATGGGCCCCTTCGAGGCGGTCTGGGATGGGTGGACCATAGCAGGTCCCACGGGGTGCTGCTCCAGTAGCTCCTTAGAGTAAAGAGCGGGCTGACTCACAAGAGCAGCAGCCTGCACGTACTCCCCATCGACAGAAACCTCAGGCCCACCAGGGATTGAGGTGAGGGAGCCACGATGGGATCCTGGGCCTCCTTCCTCGTGCAGGTAGACCCTCCTGAACCCACCTTCCTTCTTCCCGTCCTCGCCTTCCCTCTCTTCCCATTTCCACGCCAACTGCCACCCGCCACCGATCCCTGTGGCTCCTGCTTCTCCTCCCTGCACGAGGCTGCTGTGCCTCCTCATGCTCAGGACACTGCCATGGGATGGTGGTGGTGGGGCTCCCATCTCCTTCTCTAGACTCGTCGTCTGACGCGAAATCAATGGGCTGCGCAGATTATCATCCGAATCTCCTCCCTCACCTCCCTCAGAGGCAtatccctctccctctccttccCTCTGCAAGCTTTCCTCGTCCCACCTCTCCTCGGGCTTATGGTGCTGGTCCGCCATACTAAACATGCTTCCAAAGTTCGGGAACAGCATGCTCCTCATGCTTCCCGTCTCAGGGTGCTTCTCATGGACCGAGCCAAAGAGGGTCACCATCGGGTCCATCAGAGCTAAGCTTCCCTGTCGAGAGACCAGGGCGAGCGAGCTCTGCCCTCCCTTCACAGGTTTCGCTACCCACGAGAGTCCCTGCTGAGACCCGTACAGCTTGATCTTGTCCTTGTCAGTGGCGAGCTCGTGATCATCGCCTAATTCATCAGCTGCTCCTATTATGTACTCCTCGATTGATGTCTCTCCCCCGATTCCAAGACCTTCAACTAGTAATGCCAGCTCACCTGCAAAGAACGGCACAAAGATTCGGTCAATACATAACCCGATTGTTACAGCCAAAAGATCCTATAGGTTGATGAGCATTTTCAAGATCTAAAATTTATACAATTGACACAGTTATAGTATCTAAAACTACGTAGTTGTGAATTTTATTCACGGTTCAAATCTATCAGTCCTTTAATTTGCATCATCTAATTGATCAAGGTCAATGAAGAATCAAGAAGATCATTTTTCCAATTACATGGGCATTCATCTGCTGACTGCaagaaagggagaaaaaaacCTGAAACGTCCTCCCTGCCGCGAAGTTGTTGAAGAACCTTCTTCGCCTCACTCATCCTCCCCTTACTGACGAGCCACCTTGGAGACTCAGGAAGGTAGAAAACCGTCAACACAAAATAAATCATCGAAGGAATTGAAAGCACCCCAAGCATCAGCCTCCAGCTTGGACTGGTTTCCAGAGACATCCCAAATATCATACAGTACGACAAAAACATCCCTCCTGAACCCGTAAACTGAGGGAGAGTATTCAACTGCCCTCTTATTTCAGAAGGGGCTGTCTCGGAAATGTAAACTGGGACAAGGGTGACAGCGAGCCCAATACCAAACCCGTCCAGCAGACGGGCTAGCAAGAGGACATAAACATTCGGGGACCACAGCATCACTAAGCCGCTGACGAAGTAGAGGACCGATGAGAGAATAAGCATTGGGCGCCGTCCAATCCAATCGGAAATCACTCCTGAGCAGGTTGTGATCACGGTGGCTCCAATTAGGGACATAGCAACGACCAAGCCTTCCACGGTGGTTTCTAGGGCCAGGTCCTCCTTTATGTACACAATGGAGCCTGAAAAGATTGCCcagaaataagaaaattttcatctaATTCGACTTGAGCAGCAAAGCAAGAATTTTGAACAATGTAGACATTACTCGTGacccttattttttatttatttatttatttatcttttgagGATGAACCAGATTCAATGATATCGGCACATTCAGTGTTCTATGCTATCCTAGACTTGTATCACCCGGCCGATGCAACCTCAGGATACAATGTTCCAATTGATTTCTGTTGTTGCTCCGCTCTACTCTATTCATATTGCAGTCCTTTACCACCAACTGAAATTGCCCGATTCGAACGAACTTACCTGCGATGGTGGCATTATCCCATCCTTGAAGGAAGTTGCCGATGGTGGCAGCAAGGGCCACGAAGACAGCACCCCTCATGTCTGATCAGCAACAGAATCAGACCCTCAAAATCTCCAAGCCAAGGCTCTATCAGAGAAGGAACCACAAAGCAAGAACAAATTATTAGCCACTGAAACAGATCTAATGCACCCATCAGCAATTCTCAGTAGATTCCATTTAACAGTCCCACCATTAGCATAATCACAAGCATCCAACAACACCACCCATCAGCACCGTCAAACACATCCACATCTgagattgaattgaattacCTCTGAGGAGCCCAACAGCAGCCTTGACGAGAAAGAAAGAGACTCCCacacaaagagagagagagagagagacagacagacagacggAGAAGAGAATCTGAAATTATAAAGCTAACACGGAGgagaaaggggcccttttggcGGCAGTAAAAGGCCACTGAAGAACTTGCCCTGCTATATtacttatatttatatatcaataaatatCTCCTTCTCTGTCTCTCCTCCTCTGAACCTTACTGAACTGGCTCACGTTCATAGATGGCATCTGATTGAAAGAGCGAAGCAAGAAAGctgatttttttattcttcctCTCCTTTCCCAACAACCCTTCAACTCGCCCTGTCAATGCAGCACTGAGTCAAAACAAACCTCAGAACGCCCCCAACTCactggaggaagaagaagaagccgacCTTTGTCAGAAGGAAATCCAGAACTCCCAGCAAGGAAAGCTCCGATTTTTAAGCAAATGGGGAGGAGAGAGCTGTCGGGGGGCCGAAATTATGTTAGGAGCGAGTGTGGGAAGGGGGTAAATTTTCCACCCAAACGGTCCAGTCAATCGATCGAGAACGATCGGAGGGGGAGAGGGGTACGTCAGAtcttgatttaaaaaataaaaataaaaaatctttcCCTGGgttgaaatgaaatgaatgaaGTGGTGAAGCTTCGTACTTGGGGTTGGGCAAGGCTTCGGACATGTACCGTCGTCGGAACGACAAAGAGGAGCGATCTTTTAATACTTTTCCAATAAGTCAGACATTGGTCCAATAATCGACCATTGCAGTATCCGGATAACTTTCTCCAGACATTGTTAATGTTGGTTCGTTGGCCTTTTAAAGCGAGTTCTCTCCCTTTTCACCGTTCATTCATTCAACCGCAGCCACATCGTGTCGATCTCTTCATTGGTTCGTCGACCGATAAATGGCACAGACTCGAGCCGCCTTTTAGGAATATTAGAACAATTTGTCTCGCAGAAAAAAGTACCATATGCCCTATGCTCGGTATGGCGAGATTGGATCTGCGAAGCCACTAGATGGAATGAAATTCGTAATGATGTACGCATGAGTTAAGAAATCCGATCGGGATGGAAAGTCCTCATAATGTAAGATTGGTTGAAATGGTGATGGACGCATCTCTTAATGGCCGTGAGATCGAATACGGCTATTGCAAGGAAGTCGCAAGGAGAGGTTCGCTTAAATGCGCTCCCATTAGGTAGTTGATACTCGAACAAGTCGATTAGTTCGGGAAAATCTTAGATGGTCTTATTTTATATTGACGTGGTGAGAAAGATTCAATTAAATCTCTTCAACgaagaataattatgacacTTACTCGAGTGATCAATACgaattttcctattttatgtaatttaattaGTGTTTCCTCAAGTTATATGACGAGATAGGACCACgcaaaaatttattgattagCTCGGTGGAGGATTCCAAGACATCCTTCGCAACCGTGACTATAACAAGTTCCCGAAAATATGAAAGTACAGATATGGAAGATTGAACTCTCGGAACTTTCCATTGTTGGGGTCCTCTTTCTTCTCCTTAATACTAGGATGATATCAATAATGACCCTAATAATTGGAATAAAAACCTCATCACGTTTTACCAACCTATGCGAACATTCATCGAGTTGCAATGAGAAGCAGAATCTGCATCGGATAAAATTTCCACCGAAGCATCTATCTCTCGAGCGCGATACGGGACCGAGAGGGTGGACCGGCTACAGCTTGGTAACAATCATAGAAGTGGGTCTACAGTGGACCTATCCCTTAACATGGCATGTATCGCTTTTCCCTGTCACATATGGTGCCACAAAATAGTACTGTTAATGTTCATCATTCGTTAAGAGAAGATAATTCGCCCCGTTTCATATCGGTTCTTCTGAATCGTGGCCTAGCAGGGAATAGAATCCGATTTATACGCTAACTTGCACATTCTTTTAATTCTTTCTAACAATATTAATTACCTGGATTTCAGAAGATAGAACCATGTCTGCACTTGCCAATGAGGCAATTTGGAAGCATACACTCTGAATTTTCTcgaatttatttatatttttaattattgacgTGACCAAGATTCAAgaaccaaaagaaaatgaagcaGAGTTCACTTCTAGCGTCTTCTGATATAGAAATATTACCATCAAATCGAGATCTAGACATCAGAAAATCTACCcgtcaaaggatctgtctgaATTGTTCTCATGCAAATAGACCATTAGCTTTACGAATTATTTaccccccaaaaaaataaaacagagACATGAGCACTTTGTTTGTCATGAAGATCCGTGCCTGATTAAAGCTTTGCCCTAATTAAATCAATCATTAATTATTACATACGAGATTTGAGAGTTAAGAGCACATACCATTTGAGGACTTCGTGGCTTTAAATATTTGGCTCCCCATGTTTTTGGTCAAGGGTTATGCTCACCAAAACGTCTCTTCCTCACCAAACGTGAGTTGATTCAAACGATTCGATACTTATTGCGCTTAAGTAAGGTTCGAGTTTCAGTCCTTGTAAATGCATAAAATCCACGCCGAGAGGATTTTACCCTTTAATGAGCAGATCCGGttcgattggattagtcgggtcCCAATTAGACTTCCGAATACTATGATtcataccaaaaaaaaaaaaagtccctTCCCCCGCAGATTTAGGTTGGAATATTTGAGATCACATGGTCCATCGATAGGCCATCTTATAAGTGTACACCTGGAATCGATCGAGAAAGGAATTCGGTACAGTGTCGGCGTTCATCCTCGACTTATGTCTAGGACGTCTGGTGTTTAATTCTTATTATCGGATGTTACGTactcttttgtttttcattttctatttcttaCACTGAATCATGGACCTGTAATAATCcacatatttaataaattaataattaattacacAATATGAGAAAGAATAATGGAGTTTATTAAATTGTTTAATTGGTGTGTGTGGATCTCACCTTTAAAAACGTCCAAGGTATATATAAAACCGCtatttaatttgaaatattcaTTTATATCTTTCGAATAATCAAAGAATAATATTTCGATAtggtactatatatataattatatatgtagtCGCATTGTGGAATTTAAAGgttgtttgatttcagagttaaagtaattctgattttgattttgattgtggaaaatgataaatgagatggtattataaatttgacttgggaaacgtgtgtttttattgtgtagtgagtagagttaaaatcaaaatcataattctaaaatcattTCATCAAACCAAACGAGCCCAGGTTTGCTGCATGCCACCCTGCCGTTACTTGTTTCCCCACACTTCAGAAGATTCCCATATCTTACTGGACGCGTATCGAACTACAAATGGGTAGCAACTTGACCCGAGTCAACATTGCGTGTGggtctttttctttctttctttttttttttgtttaaatgaGACCGAGTCGAGAAAACATATCATATCGATCCTCTAATATTGTTACTACTAAATGCGGTATGTATAGAACATCGATTAATTTGCACATGCATGTCCTAATCAATCGATCGAGTGGGTCTCTGAAACTTATGAAAATCAAAtggacaaaatgaaaaaagaagaaatccatcgaaaaaagagagagagagaaaaagaagaaattcaagaaaaaagaaaacaacaaaaatttgaattggtgGGATAGCAACGTGAAGGGCAGACCTTCCACTTGCCACAGCGAATGGGTCAAATGATCAGCGTGACCCCTTTGCTTTGCTGGTAGCTCTCGTGAATGTCTTGGTGTGTGTAGTAGAACTGTacggtgtgtttgattttagaattaagtagagttgagttttgattttaattgagttgtaatgattgtattgttgaattatgagaaaaagtgtgaaaaagtaatgaatagttgagataatttaatattaaaaattgaattgaatggttaaaaaaattaaaagaaaaaaaagtaatagttgcattgttgatttttgttgtgtagtgagtagagttaaagttatagttaaaattttaaaaatcgatcctaaaaccaaacgggttAGGATTCTTTACAGAATTGATATATCGTACGTATCGTGTATGATCTTACACTTTCCGATCGATCTAGTCAACCGTCGGGGGTCAAACCTGTTCATGGTACTAATTGCATGATAGAATTTATATTTGGACTGTTTGGTGCGGTGAAGGCAAACTGCAAAGACGACAGTGGAAAATGGCTTGAGTACCAGAAAACAAGTCGAACTTATGAAAACGTGAACGTAAAATGAACGAAAAGTTCCGATATTATTCTCTTTATAAGAGTAACTTTTTACGCCATGATTTCTAGCATAAAAGTCAATATGACTTCTAGAAGGGTCCGAAATTACCGTTTAGAAAGGGTCTAAATCGGCTTAGAAAAAAAGGTTGAagtcatgaaggtgatcaaaacAACTTTATGTGCAATCAATTTAGTTCTTGAAGCACAAATCATTAACTCCCATTTCTTTTTACCTTCTTGCTAGGTTTCGAGGTTCGGGCACTTGCAAGTTTTGCCCATTCAATTAAATAGGAAAGGACAACCTTTGTGCATTGTCCTTCTTCTCATTTTCCATTTCGTTTTTTTCATCATCCGTTGATCATCCATACACATCTTGGGGAAAATTACTACGTTACGAGGGATGGGATATGTATTATAGTCAatcatgtatatatttatgttcATATGGATTGATCAATTGGAAATGAATTATCTAACGGAAGTTTTCGGAGGAGAAACCCTCCGACAACTCGCTTTGAACACGAAATGCCTCTAGAGTTCtataaaattatacaaaaatacCATGTGTTACTGATTTTTAGAGCCGAATCGATCGGCAGGATTAGCactacgtttttttttttttgatccttttcattttctagcTAATGAATTTGAACTAATTTGCCTGCACTCTTGGGGTGAAACACGGGGCCGAAGCCTGCAATATATATTGCATGCGTTTTTATTTTGCACTTTATTGATGCACACTAAGGTCGACTATTCAAAATCAAGCATCGTCCTAAGAGAAAAgaaatgtacatatatactgatagcaatttaattattaattaattaaaatttgaccTACTCACATACCTAACTAGCTTCACTACTTTGTAAGATAGTCCCTAGAATATTGAATCAATATCGTGTGGCATCAAATGTTGGAGGGGCATTCATTAATTAAgtccactatatatatatatacatataatataattaagagCTAGATTTTTCAGGAAATTGCTTACTTTACTTAATCTGGGATAATAAATTATACATCTTATATATGTACTACTATATGACTTTTCATGGACTTCTGCcccatatatttcattaatgaaaaCCACAACATGAACAATATTGAATACTCAATTTTCGGTCTCTTTGTCTCGGCCATGTAGCCTTTTGTACCAATCTTTTGATTCGAGATCGTTGTCTCTTGCATTGGAGAACGACGTTTGGAGTTcatataaattagaaaaactgCTCGCTAAATTAGTCATAGTTTGTTGATGATAAATCGTCGCACTGACTCTATACATGCGTGGCGCCATGTCAATCCGATTAACATGATGTTATCATACCATTTTCTTATCTTATTAATGTAACCAGTACACCGATCAATGTAATGGATTACATGAACctataatatgtatatgtatataatgaAGTATTATTAATCAAGTACTCTTAATCGGGACCACCCTTGCTTGAAATAGGTCTACATGACAACGAAGGACACTTTCTTGTGCTTTTATTTAGTGGCAGACACGTCCTTGGAGATGAGCTCGGGAACTCATGACTGGTACGTACTCCACCACGCcgcccccccaccccccccccccccccccccccccccaacaatTTTCACGTTTCAATTCACTAATCGGTTGCCACGTAAATATCACACGTAGGTTCGACATGTACTTCTTGAACAATcaatcaaaattattagggaaaaaaaaccgaaaaaatGGACAAATATTCAATAGGCCCCGCCAAACTAAATTTATtcagttaaaaaaaatgtagtgCAGTGATGCATATTCTAACATGATAATCAAGAAGTTATTGGTTCGATTCTCATTGTGAGATTTGTgtccttttattaattattaaaatttctattttattgtcCTGTATAAGCCCATAAGCCTCCATTGTAATTGGAAATTAATTCGATCCGATTGTAGCGATATCGTATTCGGCCAGTTTAGTATTCAGAATTGGCCACACCGGTTCATACCGTGTTCATCATCGTACAATTGAAGTGGTTGATGGCCTAGGCTAACTGCCCGGTTGGTGTTGAGCTCATCGAGTTCTCGACCCACGTGGCCGCTGCAAGTTACAACATGCCATAACGCGAGCCTCGATTTTCCAATTTCTATGGATCGGGACGagactctcttttttttttttaaggtaaTAAAGGAGATCCGTAACCTTATACAGGAGCAaagaaaactaaataaaggagTACAAAACTCCCACCGATAAA
Above is a window of Punica granatum isolate Tunisia-2019 chromosome 7, ASM765513v2, whole genome shotgun sequence DNA encoding:
- the LOC116213472 gene encoding monosaccharide-sensing protein 2-like, with the translated sequence MRGAVFVALAATIGNFLQGWDNATIAGSIVYIKEDLALETTVEGLVVAMSLIGATVITTCSGVISDWIGRRPMLILSSVLYFVSGLVMLWSPNVYVLLLARLLDGFGIGLAVTLVPVYISETAPSEIRGQLNTLPQFTGSGGMFLSYCMIFGMSLETSPSWRLMLGVLSIPSMIYFVLTVFYLPESPRWLVSKGRMSEAKKVLQQLRGREDVSGELALLVEGLGIGGETSIEEYIIGAADELGDDHELATDKDKIKLYGSQQGLSWVAKPVKGGQSSLALVSRQGSLALMDPMVTLFGSVHEKHPETGSMRSMLFPNFGSMFSMADQHHKPEERWDEESLQREGEGEGYASEGGEGGDSDDNLRSPLISRQTTSLEKEMGAPPPPSHGSVLSMRRHSSLVQGGEAGATGIGGGWQLAWKWEEREGEDGKKEGGFRRVYLHEEGGPGSHRGSLTSIPGGPEVSVDGEYVQAAALVSQPALYSKELLEQHPVGPAMVHPSQTASKGPIWAALLEPGVKHALFVGMGIQILQQFSGINGVLYYTPQILEEAGVEVLLADLGLGTNSASFLISAFTTLLMLPCIAVGMRLMDTSGRRTLLLTTIPVLVVTLIILVIFELVTISSVVNAVICTVCVIVYFCCFVMAYGPIPNILCSEIFPTRVRGLCIAICALVYWIGDIIVTYTLPVMLTSIGLSGIFGIYAIVCVISWIFVFLKVPETKGMPLEVITEFFSVGARQASAAKLA